TGCGGCACCACCTCCGGCCGTGGACGATCGAACAGACTCTTGAGGAACAGGCTCAGCACCACGCCTCCCACCACCGCGACCAGCACGAACCCCACCGCCCAGTGCTGCCGTCGAAGCAGAAGATACCCGCACACGCCCGCCGTCATCAGCCCCAGCACCGCCATGCCTCCCAAACCCGTGATGTCGCGCGCCATCTCCTCCAGCCACCGCGGACCGATCGGGTCGGACAAGTCGTCCGCATTCCGCATCGCCAGCACGATCCGCTCATCCATCGCCTGCGTATCTCCCTCGATCACCTCGCCCGTCACTTCCAGAAACGCCCACGCCCCCGCAACCACCACCAGCACCGCCACCAGCGCCAGCACCTCGCCACGCTCGCCGCAGCACCACCGCCACACCTCCACCAGCCGACCGCGAACCGTCGCCATCCCAACGCCTCCTGACTTCCGTCGAATCAGACTGCATGGCAAGCGGGTACGGCATGGTTCGCCCGACCACGCCGTACCCGATCGTCGACAACAATCGGAGTAATTCCACTTCGGGCAGGGCGGGCAATCCTCGCCGAAGGCGAGGTTCACCCGCCACGCTTTGGCAACCTACCAACCGTAGTAGTACCCGCCGTTGTCGTAGTCCGAGTCCCGGTCGTACCACCCGTCATCGT
This window of the Phycisphaerae bacterium genome carries:
- a CDS encoding phosphatase PAP2 family protein codes for the protein MATVRGRLVEVWRWCCGERGEVLALVAVLVVVAGAWAFLEVTGEVIEGDTQAMDERIVLAMRNADDLSDPIGPRWLEEMARDITGLGGMAVLGLMTAGVCGYLLLRRQHWAVGFVLVAVVGGVVLSLFLKSLFDRPRPEVVPHLSYVRTASFPSGHSMLSAVVYLTLGALLARMVTPWRYKLYFLAAALVTTGLVGLSRVYLGVHYPTDVLAGWSAGLVWATLCWLGLFLLQRRGKVEPPKGVTA